One Phaseolus vulgaris cultivar G19833 chromosome 11, P. vulgaris v2.0, whole genome shotgun sequence genomic window carries:
- the LOC137815604 gene encoding lanC-like protein GCL2, giving the protein MAVRFFQNPMPEFVPEATPSTPQEQEEALTVGDSLPKLLAMPHAPLSERLKRAALDLKETIVIETWGVSWRKDGDFSLYCGVLGTAFLLLKSYEVTRNGNDLSLCSQIVKACDAASVRSRDVTFICGRAGVCSLGAVAAKHAGDDESLRYYMAQFEKIKLSKDLPDELLYGRVGFLWACLFLNKHLGQGTVPSSYTAMVVDEVIKSGRRLGRKGRCPLMFEWYGEKYWGAAHGLAGIMHVLMEMELKPDELEDVKGTLKYMISNRFSSGNYPASEDDRKSDVLVHWCHGAPGIALTLVKAAKVFGDKEFLDAAMEAGEVVWNRGLLKKVGICHGISGNAYVFLSLYQLTGNVKHLYRAKAFACFLLDRAHKLISGGEMHGGDRPYSLFEGLGGMAYLFLDMIDPSLSKFPAYEL; this is encoded by the exons ATGGCGGTTCGGTTCTTTCAGAACCCGATGCCCGAATTCGTACCCGAAGCGACGCCGTCTACTCCGCAGGAACAAGAAGAAGCCCTCACAGTAGGGGACTCACTCCCGAAGCTCCTGGCCATGCCCCACGCGCCACTCTCGGAGCGTCTCAAACGCGCCGCTCTAGACCTCAAAGAAACC ATAGTGATAGAAACGTGGGGGGTGTCTTGGCGAAAAGATGGTGACTTTTCTCTCTACTGCGGCGTTCTGGGCACGGCTTTTCTGCTCTTGAAGTCTTACGAAGTGACACGCAACGGGAACGATCTTTCTCTTTGCTCTCAGATTGTGAAGGCTTGCGATGCCGCTTCCGTTCGTTCCAG GGATGTGACCTTCATTTGTGGTCGTGCTGGCGTGTGCTCTCTCGGGGCCGTGGCTGCAAAACACGCCGGGGATGATGAGTCCTTGAGGTACTACATGGCTCAGTTCGAAAAG ATTAAGCTGTCAAAAGATCTTCCTGACGAGTTGTTATATGGGAGAGTTGGTTTTCTGTGGGCCTGTTTGTTCCTAAACAAGCACCTTGGTCAGGGGACGGTTCCTTCCAGTTATACA GCTATGGTTGTTGATGAAGTCATTAAAAGTGGAAGGAGGTTGGGTAGGAAGGGGAGATGCCCATTGATGTTTGAATGGTACGGGGAGAAGTATTGGGGTGCTGCGCATGGATTGGCAGGGATTATGCATGTGCTGATGGAAATGGAGTTGAAGCCAGATGAGCTTGAGGATGTTAAGGGAACTCTCAAATACATGATAAGCAATCGCTTTTCCAGTGGAAACTATCCCGCTAGTGAAGATGATAGGAAGAGCGACGTTCTTGTGCATTGGTGTCATGGAGCTCCAGGGATAGCCCTTACACTTGTCAAAGCAGCTAAG GTTTTTGGAGATAAAGAATTCTTGGATGCAGCTATGGAAGCAGGAGAGGTGGTTTGGAATCGTGGTCTGCTTAAGAAAGTTGGGATATGCCATGGTATAAGTGGGAATGCGTATGTGTTTCTGTCACTGTACCAACTTACAGGGAATGTGAAGCATCTATACAGAGCCAAGGCTTTTGCTTGCTTTTTGCTTGACAGAGCTCATAAGCTGATATCTGGAGGTGAAATGCATGGAGGTGATAGACCATATTCATTGTTTGAAGGGCTAGGAGGCATGGCTTATCTTTTCTTGGATATGATCGATCCTTCCCTGTCTAAATTTCCAGCGTATGAACTCTGA
- the LOC137815655 gene encoding expansin-A16 yields the protein MGALQSTLLYLILLHSCRIVAYSNQEWKKATATYAKDSEGSLVTEGACGYGDLHKESYGKHSAGLSTMLFNRGSTCGACYEIRCVDHILWCVMGSPSVVVTVTDFCAPNYGLSVDYGGWCNFPREHFEMSKTAFAEIAKNKADIVPVQYRRVKCERSGGVRFTMSGGSHFYQVLISNVGVDGEVIAVKVKGSRTGWIPMARNWGQNWHCNVNFQNQPLSFEVTISGGKTLTSYNVAPAKWMLGQTFEGKQFQDE from the exons ATGGGTGCTCTTCAGTCTACACTTCTCTACTTGATTTTACTACACTCATGCAGGATTGTTGCTTACAGTAACCAAGAGTGGAAGAAAGCCACTGCAACGTATGCCAAAGACTCAGAGGGGTCTCTTGTCACCG AAGGAGCTTGTGGTTATGGAGATCTCCACAAGGAAAGTTATGGGAAACACAGTGCTGGCTTAAGCACCATGTTGTTCAACAGAGGGAGCACATGTGGTGCCTGCTATGAGATTAGATGTGTTGACCACATCTTGTGGTGTGTGATGGGAAGCCCTTCTGTAGTTGTTACTGTTACAGATTTCTGTGCTCCAAATTATGGGCTTTCAGTTGATTATGGTGGCTGGTGCAATTTTCCAAGAGAACATTTTGAGATGTCAAAGACTGCATTTGCTGAAATTGCCAAGAATAAAGCTGATATAGTGCCGGTTCAGTATAGAAG AGTAAAGTGTGAAAGAAGTGGTGGCGTGAGATTCACAATGAGTGGGGGTTCTCACTTCTATCAAGTGCTGATTTCCAATGTTGGTGTGGATGGTGAAGTGATTGCTGTGAAAGTGAAGGGGTCTAGAACAGGATGGATACCAATGGCAAGGAACTGGGGACAAAACTGGCACTGCAATGTCAACTTTCAGAATCAGCCTTTGTCCTTTGAGGTAACAATCAGTGGTGGAAAAACACTCACATCTTACAATGTAGCACCCGCAAAGTGGATGTTAGGACAGACATTTGAAGGAAAACAGTTTCAGGATGAGTAG